The proteins below are encoded in one region of Podarcis raffonei isolate rPodRaf1 chromosome 6, rPodRaf1.pri, whole genome shotgun sequence:
- the TOMM34 gene encoding mitochondrial import receptor subunit TOM34 isoform X2: MQVIFMIITLAPCIYSKEPPGDANAEERSVLLSNRAACYLKDGNCSLCIKDCSEALDLVPFGIKPLLRRAAAYEALERYHLAYVDYKTVLQVDITVQAAHDGVNRMTKALLEKDGLQWRQKLPPIPSVPVSAQRRWEPPPGSQEATTRSNENTTAGTKQVPTAATVDRANVLKLEGNELVKKGNYKKAVEKYTESLKLHKLEGATYTNRALCYLNMKQYKEAIQDCSEALKMDPKNVKAFYRRAQAYKELKDYRSSKADINSLLKIEPKNSAAQKLLEELK; this comes from the exons ATGCAGGTCATATTTATGATCATTACACTTGCTCCTTGCATTTACTCAAAGGAGCCACCAG GGGATGCAAATGCAGAAGAGAGGAGTGTTCTTTTGTCCAATCGTGCTGCCTGCTATTTgaaagatgggaactgtagtctctgCATTAAGGATTGTTCTGA GGCCCTGGATCTGGTCCCTTTTGGAATCAAGCCCCTGTTGAGGCGCGCAGCAGCCTATGAAGCTCTTGAGAGATATCATTTAGCCTACGTGGACTACAAAACTGTGTTACAGGTTGATATCACTGTACAAGCTGCACATGATGGAGTCAATCG AATGACCAAAGCCTTACTGGAAAAAGATGGTCTTCAGTGGCGGCAGAAGCTCCCACCCATCCCATCTGTTCCAGTTTCTGCTCAGAGACGGTGGGAGCCCCCACCTGGAAGCCAAGAAGCTACTACAAGAAGCAATGAAAACACTACCGCAGGAACAAAGCAAG TGCCTACTGCTGCCACAGTGGATCGAGCAAATGTGTTGAAGCTGGAAGGAAATGAGCTTGTAAAGAAGGGAAACTATAAAAAAGCTGTTGAGAAGTACACAGAAAGCTTAAAACTCCATAAGCTGGAAGGTGCAACGTACACTAACAG GGCTCTTTGCTACCTGAATATGAAGCAGTACAAGGAAGCAATTCAGGATTGCTCAGAAGCACTTAAGATGGACCCAAAGAATGTCAAAGCATTTTACAGACGAGCACAAGCATATAAAGAGCTCAAG GACTACAGATCTAGTAAAGCGGATATCAACAGCCTCTTGAAAATTGAACCAAAGAACAGTGCTGCTCAGAAACTACTGGAAGAATTAAAATAA
- the TOMM34 gene encoding mitochondrial import receptor subunit TOM34 isoform X1: protein MAPASRIADLRQAGNEQFRNGQYSQAAALYGRALELLEAAGDANAEERSVLLSNRAACYLKDGNCSLCIKDCSEALDLVPFGIKPLLRRAAAYEALERYHLAYVDYKTVLQVDITVQAAHDGVNRMTKALLEKDGLQWRQKLPPIPSVPVSAQRRWEPPPGSQEATTRSNENTTAGTKQVPTAATVDRANVLKLEGNELVKKGNYKKAVEKYTESLKLHKLEGATYTNRALCYLNMKQYKEAIQDCSEALKMDPKNVKAFYRRAQAYKELKDYRSSKADINSLLKIEPKNSAAQKLLEELK, encoded by the exons ATGGCTCCTGCGTCGCGGATCGCTGACCTGCGGCAGGCGGGCAACGAGCAGTTTCGCAACGGGCAATACAGCCAGGCGGCCGCCCTCTACGGCCGGGCGCTGGAGTTACTGGAAGCAGCAG GGGATGCAAATGCAGAAGAGAGGAGTGTTCTTTTGTCCAATCGTGCTGCCTGCTATTTgaaagatgggaactgtagtctctgCATTAAGGATTGTTCTGA GGCCCTGGATCTGGTCCCTTTTGGAATCAAGCCCCTGTTGAGGCGCGCAGCAGCCTATGAAGCTCTTGAGAGATATCATTTAGCCTACGTGGACTACAAAACTGTGTTACAGGTTGATATCACTGTACAAGCTGCACATGATGGAGTCAATCG AATGACCAAAGCCTTACTGGAAAAAGATGGTCTTCAGTGGCGGCAGAAGCTCCCACCCATCCCATCTGTTCCAGTTTCTGCTCAGAGACGGTGGGAGCCCCCACCTGGAAGCCAAGAAGCTACTACAAGAAGCAATGAAAACACTACCGCAGGAACAAAGCAAG TGCCTACTGCTGCCACAGTGGATCGAGCAAATGTGTTGAAGCTGGAAGGAAATGAGCTTGTAAAGAAGGGAAACTATAAAAAAGCTGTTGAGAAGTACACAGAAAGCTTAAAACTCCATAAGCTGGAAGGTGCAACGTACACTAACAG GGCTCTTTGCTACCTGAATATGAAGCAGTACAAGGAAGCAATTCAGGATTGCTCAGAAGCACTTAAGATGGACCCAAAGAATGTCAAAGCATTTTACAGACGAGCACAAGCATATAAAGAGCTCAAG GACTACAGATCTAGTAAAGCGGATATCAACAGCCTCTTGAAAATTGAACCAAAGAACAGTGCTGCTCAGAAACTACTGGAAGAATTAAAATAA